One genomic segment of Labeo rohita strain BAU-BD-2019 chromosome 14, IGBB_LRoh.1.0, whole genome shotgun sequence includes these proteins:
- the LOC127175977 gene encoding protocadherin alpha-7-like — MIIPPQIEVTSFSSAIPEDSKPGTTVALISVSDLDSEMNGKVMCSLPQDIPFKLMPSSQENTYSLVTTSSLDRETIFRYDITLEAKDAGQPPLSTVKSITVQVSDVNDNVPEFSFSPYAFYVMENNAPGKSVFSVSASDKDTGENSVVSYQIWRDGAENRFTSFININSENGEIYALKSFDFEMVKTFQFHVLATDSGTPSLSSNVTVNVFILDQNDNVPVILYPVSANGSAEGVEEIPRNVNAGHLVTKVRAYDADIGYNGWLLFSLQEVSDHSLFGLDRYTGQIRTLRSFTETDEAQHKLLVLVKDNGNVSLSATATVIVKVVEPKEAFAASDVKNAVKDEGGKQRDILFDHHFGLGFSAFCHQHHRVDCNAVL, encoded by the coding sequence ATGATAATCCCCCCTCAGATAGAAGTGACATCATTCTCAAGTGCCATTCCAGAAGATTCCAAACCTGGCACAACAGTGGCTTTAATAAGTGTCTCTGATTTAGACtctgaaatgaatgggaaagtCATGTGTTCATTACCCCAGGACATACCTTTCAAATTAATGCCATCATCACAAGAAAATACATACTCATTAGTGACGACATCGTCTCTTGACAGAGAAACAATTTTTCGCTATGACATCACATTAGAAGCCAAAGATGCTGGTCAGCCACCACTGTCTACTGTTAAATCTATAACTGTCCAGGTATCAGATGTTAATGACAATGTTCCAGAGTTTTCTTTCTCCCCCTATGCCTTTTATGTGATGGAGAATAATGCTCCAGGCAAATCTGTATTTTCTGTGTCTGCTTCTGACAAAGATACAGGTGAAAACAGTGTAGTCAGCTACCAAATATGGAGGGATGGTGCAGAAAACAGATTTAcatcttttattaatattaactctGAAAATGGGGAGATTTATGCACTAAAGAGCTTTGATTTTGAAATGGTTAAAACATTCCAGTTCCATGTGCTCGCTACAGACTCTGGAACTCCATCTCTGAGCAGTAACGTGACAGTGAACGTGTTCATTCTGGATCAGAACGACAACGTTCCAGTGATCTTATATCCAGTCAGCGCTAACGGTTCTGCTGAGGGTGTGGAAGAGATTCCCCGTAATGTGAACGCAGGTCATTTGGTGACTAAAGTCAGAGCCTATGACGCAGATATAGGATACAACGGCTGGTTATTATTTTCACTGCAGGAAGTTAGTGACCACAGTCTCTTTGGTTTGGACCGCTATACAGGACAGATAAGGACTCTTCGCTCATTCACAGAAACAGACGAGGCCCAGCATAAATTGCTCGTACTGGTCAAAGACAATGGGAACGTTTCACTCTCAGCAACAGCGACTGTGATTGTCAAAGTTGTGGAGCCCAAAGAGGCTTTTGCAGCTTCTGATGTGAAAAACGCAGTAAAAGATGAAGGAGGAAAACAACgtgacattttatttgatcatcaCTTTGGGCTCGGTTTCAGTGCTTTTTGTCATCAGCATCATCGTGTTGATTGTAATGCAGTGCTCTAA
- the LOC127175972 gene encoding protocadherin alpha-8-like isoform X2 → MQQRARSSWRLRLTFMALGMLLWSEVRAQIRYSLSEEQKEGSVVGNLAKDLGLDTRTLKERGFRIVSTSGDSLFTVNQNDGILSVNGKIDREEVCEKSSSCVINLKIALENPLEIHYVSIEIVDINDHAPTFPEKEKRLEISESALPGARFQLQAARDPDGGSNSVQQYKLSHNDNFRIEVKDRGEDRKMPFLILQKPLDRETSRRHKIHLTALDGGRPPKSGTMDIIVDVLDVNDNMPVFTQEVYSVTLQENVPVGTTVIQVNATDMDDGPNGEVFYSFGKDIDNRLVKLFDLNSRTGEITVIGQIDFEEMNNFEIDIQASDKGSVPLTSDKSITIKIVDVNDNVPEIEVTSFSSAVPEDSKIGTTVALISVSDLDSGVNGKVLCYITEDVPFRLTASSQDNIYALVTASSLDRETVPQYDITLVAKDAGQPPLSSVKTITVQVSDVNDNSPEFSLSPYAFYVMENNIPGKSLFSVSASDRDLNENAVVHYNIWRESGDENKYASFININSENGEIYALKSFDFETVKMFQFHVLATDSGTPSLSSNVTVNVFILDQNDNVPVILYPVSANSSAEGVEEIPRNVNAGHLVTKVRAYDADIGYNGWLLFSLQEVSDHSLFGLDRYTGQIRTLRSFTETDEAQHKLLILVKDNGNVSLSATATVIVKVVEPKEAFASSDMKNAVKDEEENNVTFYLIITLGSVSVLFVISIIVLIVMQCSKSTDYSSKYLQDTNYDGTLCHSIQYRSGDKRYMLVGPRMSIGSTIAPGSNRNTLVIPDRRRRDSGEQHTRYPEKRKHEQEMETNRERLTEYIGWSACRVLNNCVYYM, encoded by the exons ATGCAACAAAGGGCGCGTTCGTCATGGCGCCTCAGACTTACATTCATGGCACTGGGAATGCTGCTTTGGAGTGAGGTACGCGCACAAATACGATATTCTCTTTCTGAGGAGCAGAAAGAAGGATCTGTGGTCGGAAACCTTGCGAAGGATTTAGGTCTCGATACCAGAACGTTGAAGGAGAGGGGATTTCGGATCGTTTCAACGTCAGGCGACTCTCTGTTCACGGTAAATCAAAATGACGGGATTTTAAGTGTAAATGGAAAAATAGATCGCGAAGAGGTTTGCGAAAAAAGCAGCTCGTGTGTCATCAATCTAAAAATCGCGCTAGAAAACCCTTTAGAGATTCACTACGTGTCGATTGAAATCGTGGACATCAATGATCATGCACCGACATTCCCGGAAAAAGAAAAGCGATTGGAAATATCGGAATCTGCCTTACCTGGAGCTCGGTTTCAGTTACAGGCGGCGCGGGATCCCGATGGCGGCTCGAACTCTGTTCAACAATATAAACTCAGTCATAATGATAATTTCCGCATAGAGGTTAAAGATCGCGGAGAAGATCgcaaaatgccatttttaattCTTCAAAAGCCTCTGGATCGAGAAACCAGCCGCAGACACAAGATACATCTTACTGCGCTCGATGGAGGGCGACCCCCAAAGTCTGGAACAATGGATATAATAGTTGATGTTTTAGATGTTAATGACAATATGCCAGTTTTCACACAAGAAGTTTACTCTGTAACGCTTCAAGAAAATGTCCCTGTTGGCACAACTGTTATACAAGTTAATGCTACTGACATGGATGATGGTCCAAATGGAGAAGTTTTTTATTCGTTTGGAAAGGATATAGACAATAGGCTTGTAAAACTTTTTGATTTAAACTCCAGAACTGGAGAAATTACTGTGATTGGCCAAATAGATTTTGAAGAGATGAATAACTTTGAAATAGATATCCAAGCATCAGACAAAGGATCTGTTCCTCTCACATCAGATAAGAGTATAACCATAAAAATCGTTGATGTAAATGACAACGTGCCCGAGATAGAAGTGACATCATTTTCAAGTGCAGTACCTGAAGACTCTAAAATTGGAACCACAGTGGCTTTAATCAGCGTCAGTGATTTGGACTCTGGTGTAAATGGGAAAGTGTTGTGCTACATAACTGAAGACGTACCTTTCAGGCTAACAGCGTCATCCCAAGATAACATTTACGCACTTGTTACAGCCTCATCTCTTGATAGAGAAACTGTGCCTCAATATGACATCACATTAGTAGCCAAAGATGCTGGCCAGCCACCTCTGTCTTCAGTTAAAACTATAactgtgcaggtatcagatgtAAATGACAATAGTCCAGAATTTTCTCTTTCACCTTATGCTTTTTATGTGATGGAAAACAATATTCCAGGAAAATCTTTGTTTTCTGTATCTGCTTCTGATCgtgatttaaatgaaaatgctgttgTACACTATAACATTTGGAGAGAATCTGGAGATGAAAACAAATATGCAtctttcattaatattaactcTGAAAATGGGGAGATTTATGCACTAAAGAGCTTTGACTttgaaactgtaaaaatgttccAGTTCCATGTTCTCGCTACAGACTCTGGAACTCCATCTCTGAGCAGTAACGTGACAGTGAACGTGTTCATTCTGGATCAGAACGACAACGTTCCAGTGATCTTATATCCAGTCAGCGCTAACAGTTCTGCTGAGGGTGTGGAAGAGATTCCCCGTAATGTGAACGCAGGTCATTTGGTGACTAAAGTCAGAGCCTATGATGCAGATATAGGATACAATGGCTGGTTATTATTTTCACTGCAGGAAGTTAGTGACCACAGTCTCTTTGGTTTGGACCGCTATACAGGACAGATAAGGACCCTTCGCTCATTCACAGAAACAGACGAGGCCCAGCATAAACTGCTCATACTGGTCAAAGACAATGGGAATGTTTCACTCTCAGCAACAGCGACTGTGATTGTCAAAGTTGTGGAGCCCaaagaggcttttgcatcttcTGATATGAAAAACGCAGTAAAAGATGAAGAGGAAAAcaatgtgacattttatttgatcatcaCTTTGGGCTCGGTTTCAGTGCTTTTTGTCATCAGCATAATTGTGTTGATTGTAATGCAGTGCTCTAAATCAACAGACTATTCATCCAAGTATTTACAGGATACAAATTATGACGGGACTCTGTGTCACAGCATCCAGTACAGATCTGGAGATAAACGCTACATGTTAGTTGGACCCAGAATGAGTATCGGCTCTACTATAGCACCAGGCAGTAATAGGAACACTCTAGTGATACCAGATCGCAGGAGGAGAGATTCTGGAGAG CAACACACCCGTTACCCCGAGAAAAGGAAACATGAACAGGAAATGGAGACAAACAGAGAGAGATTAACAGAATACATTGGTTGGTCAGCTTGCAGGGTTTTAAACAACTGTGTTTATTACATGTAA
- the LOC127175753 gene encoding protocadherin alpha-3-like: protein MFIYTQRNLIACFSFALTCHFLEAVTGQISYSVSEEVKQGTTVGNIAKDINLSVKDLQSRGFRIVSGSKKQYFSVNIETGALQVSERIDREELCAGAVSCSVNLEAVVNSPLQLFRVRINILDINDNSPVFPMSSVVINVSESTAPGVRFPLESAHDADIGVNSVKTYKLTSNDYFTLDVQTHSDKTISAELMLQRALDREKTPQLEFTVTAVDGGSPARTGTVMIEVNVLDINDHAPVFSKPLYKVSIAEHAPIGTTVTRLHARDLDEGLNAEIVYSFITRTPQNILEKFEIDSQSGDVKIKGDIDYEQNTAFEIRIQATDKGPVTMSGHTKLLIEVLDINDNPPDVTVTSLLSPVEENAGKGTVIALMTVSDPDSGKNGAVRVRLARSSPFKLQSSFQNYYSLVLD, encoded by the coding sequence atgtttatatatacacagaggAATTTAATAGCCTGCTTCTCATTTGCTTTGACTTGTCATTTCTTGGAGGCTGTAACTGGTCAGATCTCATACAGTGTCTCGGAGGAGGTGAAACAGGGAACCACAGTCGGTAATATAGCTAAAGACATTAACCTTTCAGTAAAAGATCTGCAATCCAGGGGCTTCCGTATCGTGTCAGGCTCTAAAAAGCAGTATTTTAGTGTAAATATAGAGACGGGCGCTTTGCAGGTGAGCGAAAGGATTGATCGTGAGGAGCTTTGCGCAGGCGCAGTCTCATGCTCCGTTAATCTGGAAGCTGTGGTGAACAGTCCATTACAACTCTTCCGGGTAAGAATAAACATTCTTGATATTAACGATAACTCTCCAGTGTTTCCTATGAGCTCTGTAGTGATTAATGTTAGTGAAAGCACCGCGCCCGGTGTGCGATTTCCACTGGAGAGCGCGCATGACGCAGACATTGGAGTGAATTCAGTAAAAACCTATAAGCTTACATCTAATGATTACTTCACTTTAGATGTACAAACTCATAGTGATAAGACGATCTCCGCTGAGTTaatgcttcaaagggctttggACAGAGAGAAAACTCCGCAGCTTGAGTTCACAGTGACTGCGGTTGATGGTGGATCGCCTGCCAGGACTGGAACCGTAATGATCGAAGTTAATGTGTTAGATATCAATGACCACGCTCCAGTTTTTAGTAAACCATTATATAAAGTCTCCATAGCCGAACACGCGCCAATTGGCACAACAGTAACCAGACTACACGCTCGAGATCTAGATGAAGGATTGAATGCGGAGATAGTTTACTCCTTTATCACTCGAACACCCCAAAATATTTTGGAGAAGTTTGAAATTGACTCACAAAGTGGAGATGTGAAAATTAAAGGTGATATTGATTATGAGCAGAACACCGCTTTTGAAATCAGAATTCAAGCCACTGATAAAGGTCCAGTAACTATGTCAGGTCATACTAAACTTTTAATAGAAGTTCTAGATATTAATGATAATCCCCCAGATGTGACTGTAACGTCACTTCTTAGTCCAGTAGAGGAAAATGCGGGGAAGGGAACAGTAATTGCCCTAATGACGGTATCAGATCCAGACTCAGGTAAAAACGGAGCAGTGCGTGTTCGCCTTGCTAGATCCAGTCCATTTAAATTACAGTCATCCTTTCAGAACTACTATTCATTAGTTTTAGAT
- the LOC127175972 gene encoding protocadherin alpha-8-like isoform X9 produces the protein MQQRARSSWRLRLTFMALGMLLWSEVRAQIRYSLSEEQKEGSVVGNLAKDLGLDTRTLKERGFRIVSTSGDSLFTVNQNDGILSVNGKIDREEVCEKSSSCVINLKIALENPLEIHYVSIEIVDINDHAPTFPEKEKRLEISESALPGARFQLQAARDPDGGSNSVQQYKLSHNDNFRIEVKDRGEDRKMPFLILQKPLDRETSRRHKIHLTALDGGRPPKSGTMDIIVDVLDVNDNMPVFTQEVYSVTLQENVPVGTTVIQVNATDMDDGPNGEVFYSFGKDIDNRLVKLFDLNSRTGEITVIGQIDFEEMNNFEIDIQASDKGSVPLTSDKSITIKIVDVNDNVPEIEVTSFSSAVPEDSKIGTTVALISVSDLDSGVNGKVLCYITEDVPFRLTASSQDNIYALVTASSLDRETVPQYDITLVAKDAGQPPLSSVKTITVQVSDVNDNSPEFSLSPYAFYVMENNIPGKSLFSVSASDRDLNENAVVHYNIWRESGDENKYASFININSENGEIYALKSFDFETVKMFQFHVLATDSGTPSLSSNVTVNVFILDQNDNVPVILYPVSANSSAEGVEEIPRNVNAGHLVTKVRAYDADIGYNGWLLFSLQEVSDHSLFGLDRYTGQIRTLRSFTETDEAQHKLLILVKDNGNVSLSATATVIVKVVEPKEAFASSDMKNAVKDEEENNVTFYLIITLGSVSVLFVISIIVLIVMQCSKSTDYSSKYLQDTNYDGTLCHSIQYRSGDKRYMLVGPRMSIGSTIAPGSNRNTLVIPDRRRRDSGESTLKVRPCHFF, from the exons ATGCAACAAAGGGCGCGTTCGTCATGGCGCCTCAGACTTACATTCATGGCACTGGGAATGCTGCTTTGGAGTGAGGTACGCGCACAAATACGATATTCTCTTTCTGAGGAGCAGAAAGAAGGATCTGTGGTCGGAAACCTTGCGAAGGATTTAGGTCTCGATACCAGAACGTTGAAGGAGAGGGGATTTCGGATCGTTTCAACGTCAGGCGACTCTCTGTTCACGGTAAATCAAAATGACGGGATTTTAAGTGTAAATGGAAAAATAGATCGCGAAGAGGTTTGCGAAAAAAGCAGCTCGTGTGTCATCAATCTAAAAATCGCGCTAGAAAACCCTTTAGAGATTCACTACGTGTCGATTGAAATCGTGGACATCAATGATCATGCACCGACATTCCCGGAAAAAGAAAAGCGATTGGAAATATCGGAATCTGCCTTACCTGGAGCTCGGTTTCAGTTACAGGCGGCGCGGGATCCCGATGGCGGCTCGAACTCTGTTCAACAATATAAACTCAGTCATAATGATAATTTCCGCATAGAGGTTAAAGATCGCGGAGAAGATCgcaaaatgccatttttaattCTTCAAAAGCCTCTGGATCGAGAAACCAGCCGCAGACACAAGATACATCTTACTGCGCTCGATGGAGGGCGACCCCCAAAGTCTGGAACAATGGATATAATAGTTGATGTTTTAGATGTTAATGACAATATGCCAGTTTTCACACAAGAAGTTTACTCTGTAACGCTTCAAGAAAATGTCCCTGTTGGCACAACTGTTATACAAGTTAATGCTACTGACATGGATGATGGTCCAAATGGAGAAGTTTTTTATTCGTTTGGAAAGGATATAGACAATAGGCTTGTAAAACTTTTTGATTTAAACTCCAGAACTGGAGAAATTACTGTGATTGGCCAAATAGATTTTGAAGAGATGAATAACTTTGAAATAGATATCCAAGCATCAGACAAAGGATCTGTTCCTCTCACATCAGATAAGAGTATAACCATAAAAATCGTTGATGTAAATGACAACGTGCCCGAGATAGAAGTGACATCATTTTCAAGTGCAGTACCTGAAGACTCTAAAATTGGAACCACAGTGGCTTTAATCAGCGTCAGTGATTTGGACTCTGGTGTAAATGGGAAAGTGTTGTGCTACATAACTGAAGACGTACCTTTCAGGCTAACAGCGTCATCCCAAGATAACATTTACGCACTTGTTACAGCCTCATCTCTTGATAGAGAAACTGTGCCTCAATATGACATCACATTAGTAGCCAAAGATGCTGGCCAGCCACCTCTGTCTTCAGTTAAAACTATAactgtgcaggtatcagatgtAAATGACAATAGTCCAGAATTTTCTCTTTCACCTTATGCTTTTTATGTGATGGAAAACAATATTCCAGGAAAATCTTTGTTTTCTGTATCTGCTTCTGATCgtgatttaaatgaaaatgctgttgTACACTATAACATTTGGAGAGAATCTGGAGATGAAAACAAATATGCAtctttcattaatattaactcTGAAAATGGGGAGATTTATGCACTAAAGAGCTTTGACTttgaaactgtaaaaatgttccAGTTCCATGTTCTCGCTACAGACTCTGGAACTCCATCTCTGAGCAGTAACGTGACAGTGAACGTGTTCATTCTGGATCAGAACGACAACGTTCCAGTGATCTTATATCCAGTCAGCGCTAACAGTTCTGCTGAGGGTGTGGAAGAGATTCCCCGTAATGTGAACGCAGGTCATTTGGTGACTAAAGTCAGAGCCTATGATGCAGATATAGGATACAATGGCTGGTTATTATTTTCACTGCAGGAAGTTAGTGACCACAGTCTCTTTGGTTTGGACCGCTATACAGGACAGATAAGGACCCTTCGCTCATTCACAGAAACAGACGAGGCCCAGCATAAACTGCTCATACTGGTCAAAGACAATGGGAATGTTTCACTCTCAGCAACAGCGACTGTGATTGTCAAAGTTGTGGAGCCCaaagaggcttttgcatcttcTGATATGAAAAACGCAGTAAAAGATGAAGAGGAAAAcaatgtgacattttatttgatcatcaCTTTGGGCTCGGTTTCAGTGCTTTTTGTCATCAGCATAATTGTGTTGATTGTAATGCAGTGCTCTAAATCAACAGACTATTCATCCAAGTATTTACAGGATACAAATTATGACGGGACTCTGTGTCACAGCATCCAGTACAGATCTGGAGATAAACGCTACATGTTAGTTGGACCCAGAATGAGTATCGGCTCTACTATAGCACCAGGCAGTAATAGGAACACTCTAGTGATACCAGATCGCAGGAGGAGAGATTCTGGAGAG AGCACACTCAAGGTAAGAccatgccattttttttaa